A stretch of the Vitis vinifera cultivar Pinot Noir 40024 chromosome 16, ASM3070453v1 genome encodes the following:
- the LOC100267008 gene encoding uncharacterized protein LOC100267008 isoform X1 encodes MATQYGVQLAVHLISSHFGNLVAKVCDCLLRKGTLTLASVIRFTELPPQQVKSCILVLIQHNCVQAFAIQQEVGFGEAPRVVTQYMALFHNILHRMRFAKFLAIVSEELDKECEEILEGLLQHGRLTLEQILDRAKSNQSEGEPVVQDALRESFLKLVRAHFVERCPASEPFLAPPSEEETPARKRGAKSAKLVEEPQTIEQRAIAAAAPMDAKRFSVIINTGTDVDDSPNVTAGEKRKQDALELDKETGASCEKDVLWRANFEEFVRCLRHKACIANVKTRLDDGAAIVLSAMLEATRSEEKKVKTENSVPLSMDTIFEGVMKSEAGRSMTLERVRGSLIQLGCAPCVRGAAESYSVDLKNIIELAQNDEVESITLKRYGRDAYRIFRLLSKSCRLLETDKISDTTFVEKKDTAKILYQLWKDEYLQMEKLNLHGSRQSQFLLWKVTKDTLWGHVLNEMYHSALNLSLRVAYELEQEQEIIQLPREKRVGALGNRFERLRKVRILLESSLMKLDDAIMLFNDF; translated from the exons ATGGCGACTCAGTACGGCGTACAGCTCGCCGTTCATCTCATCTCCTCTCACTTCGGGAATCTCGTTGCG AAAGTGTGTGATTGTCTTCTTCGCAAAGGAACCCTAACGCTCGCGAGCGTAATCCGTTTTACCGAACTCCCTCCTCAACAAGTGAAGAGCTGTATACTTGTGTTGATCCAACATAATTGTGTTCAAGCTTTTGCTATACAGCAAGAAG TTGGTTTTGGAGAAGCACCAAGGGTTGTAACTCAGTATATGGCTTTGTTTCACAATATCCTTCACCGAATGAGATTTGCGAAATTCTTGGCAATTGTGTCTGAGGAGCTTGATAAAGAA TGTGAGGAAATTCTTGAAGGTTTGCTTCAACATGGCAGACTTACACTGGAACAAATATTGGATAGAGCCAAGTCAAATCAAAGTGAAG gaGAGCCTGTAGTTCAGGATGCTTTACGAGAAAGCTTTCTTAAACTTGTAAGAGCCCATTTTGTGGAGCGCTGTCCTGCCTCTGAACCATTTCTTGCCCCACCAAGTGAAGAAGAGACTCCTGCAAGAAAGCGAGGTGCTAAATCTGCTAAG CTAGTTGAAGAACCACAGACTATAGAGCAACGTGCTATAGCAGCAGCAGCACCCATGGATGCAAAAAGATTTTCAGTTATAATAAATACTGGCACTGATGTGGATGATTCTCCTAATGTGACTGCTGGGGAGAAG cGCAAACAAGATGCTTTAGAATTGGATAAAGAAACTGGGGCTTCTTGTGAGAAAGATGTTCTTTGGCGTGCCAATTTCGAAGAATTTGTACGTTGTCTTAGGCATAAG GCTTGTATTGCGAATGTGAAAACACGGCTGGATGATGGAGCTGCAATTGTTTTAAGTGCAATGCTGGAGGCAACTCGAAGTGAGGAGAAGAAGGttaaaacagaaaattcag TTCCCTTGTCGATGGACACCATTTTTGAAGGAGTGATGAAGAGTGAAGCAGGTCGTAGCATGACCCTAGAACGTGTCAGAGGTTCCCTTATTCAGTTAGGTTGTGCCCCCTGCGTAAGAGGGGCTGCTGAGTCATATAGTGTTG ATTTGAAGAACATTATTGAGCTAGCCCAAAAtgatgag GTGGAATCCATCACATTAAAAAGATATGGGAGGGACGCTTATAGGATATTCAGGTTACTTTCAAAGAGTTGTCGCCTACTCGAGACTGATAAG ATTTCAGATACTACATTTGTTGAAAAGAAAGATACAGCCAAGATTCTTTATCAACTTTGGAAGGATGAATACCTGCAGATGGAG AAACTAAATTTACACGGATCCAGACAATCACAATTCCTGTTGTGGAAAGTGACCAAGGACACTCTTTGGGGACATGTTCTAAATGAGATGTACCACAGTGCCTTAAACTTGAGTCTGCGAGTTGCTTATGAACTGGAACAAGAACAGGAG ATTATACAGCTACCAAGGGAGAAACGTGTTGGGGCGCTAGGGAATAGATTTGAACGGTTAAGAAAAGTCAGGATACTCTTGGAATCATCCCTTATGAAGCTTGATGATGCTATCATGCTCTTCAATGATTTCTGA
- the LOC100267008 gene encoding uncharacterized protein LOC100267008 isoform X2 has product MATQYGVQLAVHLISSHFGNLVAKVCDCLLRKGTLTLASVIRFTELPPQQVKSCILVLIQHNCVQAFAIQQEVGFGEAPRVVTQYMALFHNILHRMRFAKFLAIVSEELDKECEEILEGLLQHGRLTLEQILDRAKSNQSEGEPVVQDALRESFLKLVRAHFVERCPASEPFLAPPSEEETPARKRGAKSAKLVEEPQTIEQRAIAAAAPMDAKRFSVIINTGTDVDDSPNVTAGEKRKQDALELDKETGASCEKDVLWRANFEEFVRCLRHKACIANVKTRLDDGAAIVLSAMLEATRSEEKKVKTENSVPLSMDTIFEGVMKSEAGRSMTLERVRGSLIQLGCAPCVRGAAESYSVDLKNIIELAQNDEVESITLKRYGRDAYRIFRLLSKSCRLLETDKILHLLKRKIQPRFFINFGRMNTCRWRN; this is encoded by the exons ATGGCGACTCAGTACGGCGTACAGCTCGCCGTTCATCTCATCTCCTCTCACTTCGGGAATCTCGTTGCG AAAGTGTGTGATTGTCTTCTTCGCAAAGGAACCCTAACGCTCGCGAGCGTAATCCGTTTTACCGAACTCCCTCCTCAACAAGTGAAGAGCTGTATACTTGTGTTGATCCAACATAATTGTGTTCAAGCTTTTGCTATACAGCAAGAAG TTGGTTTTGGAGAAGCACCAAGGGTTGTAACTCAGTATATGGCTTTGTTTCACAATATCCTTCACCGAATGAGATTTGCGAAATTCTTGGCAATTGTGTCTGAGGAGCTTGATAAAGAA TGTGAGGAAATTCTTGAAGGTTTGCTTCAACATGGCAGACTTACACTGGAACAAATATTGGATAGAGCCAAGTCAAATCAAAGTGAAG gaGAGCCTGTAGTTCAGGATGCTTTACGAGAAAGCTTTCTTAAACTTGTAAGAGCCCATTTTGTGGAGCGCTGTCCTGCCTCTGAACCATTTCTTGCCCCACCAAGTGAAGAAGAGACTCCTGCAAGAAAGCGAGGTGCTAAATCTGCTAAG CTAGTTGAAGAACCACAGACTATAGAGCAACGTGCTATAGCAGCAGCAGCACCCATGGATGCAAAAAGATTTTCAGTTATAATAAATACTGGCACTGATGTGGATGATTCTCCTAATGTGACTGCTGGGGAGAAG cGCAAACAAGATGCTTTAGAATTGGATAAAGAAACTGGGGCTTCTTGTGAGAAAGATGTTCTTTGGCGTGCCAATTTCGAAGAATTTGTACGTTGTCTTAGGCATAAG GCTTGTATTGCGAATGTGAAAACACGGCTGGATGATGGAGCTGCAATTGTTTTAAGTGCAATGCTGGAGGCAACTCGAAGTGAGGAGAAGAAGGttaaaacagaaaattcag TTCCCTTGTCGATGGACACCATTTTTGAAGGAGTGATGAAGAGTGAAGCAGGTCGTAGCATGACCCTAGAACGTGTCAGAGGTTCCCTTATTCAGTTAGGTTGTGCCCCCTGCGTAAGAGGGGCTGCTGAGTCATATAGTGTTG ATTTGAAGAACATTATTGAGCTAGCCCAAAAtgatgag GTGGAATCCATCACATTAAAAAGATATGGGAGGGACGCTTATAGGATATTCAGGTTACTTTCAAAGAGTTGTCGCCTACTCGAGACTGATAAG ATACTACATTTGTTGAAAAGAAAGATACAGCCAAGATTCTTTATCAACTTTGGAAGGATGAATACCTGCAGATGGAG AAACTAA
- the LOC104882225 gene encoding protein neprosin → MENTDIFPIIFITHHGVLVYTPTPTSIRDHQLTILMSSRVEMRVVVVLALLFWGISHEVEGGRELERELRRLNKPAIKSFQTEYGDIFDCVDINKQPALDHPLLKNHKVQKRPSVFPRGLGHKTSAKTQSSIIGLPDGGCPEGTVPIKRITKRDLVWMKSLKDNTKHFHPVDAKTPGFHQAYTRQSPGTYYGAQGGISLHKEPATDDQSHRSVITVSGGSPDKLNAIQVGWTVNKAAYGDGATRMFISWTADNFGKTGCRDLLCPGFVQVDKSVAPGMVFQQLSTIDGAQHDYYFSIFQNNSTDENWWLMGWPEKKIIGYWPKTLFPDMKESFTSLEWGGYVQVKDPNTKEYPQMGSGVFPEEGYGKAAYFKFIKLVKNSAGEFQDVSPKEVVTFNDRPTCYRVGPKAELLYWPGYHFFYGGPGGNCGH, encoded by the exons ATGGAGAATACAGATATTTTTCCAATAATATTCATCACACATCATGGAGTTTTAGTGTACACCCCAACCCCAACTAGTATAAGAGATCATCAACTGACCATTCTCATGTCTTCTAGGGTGGAGATGAGGGTGGTAGTGGTTTTAGCTCTTCTTTTCTGGGGAATCAGTCATGAGGTGGAGGGAGGAAGGGAACTGGAAAGAGAATTAAGGCGTCTGAACAAGCCAGCCATCAAGAGCTTCCAG ACAGAATATGGTGACATTTTCGATTGCGTTGACATCAACAAACAACCAGCATTAGATCATCCTTTGCTCAAGAATCACAAAGTCCAA AAGAGACCAAGTGTCTTCCCCAGAGGGTTAGGGCATAAAACTTCAGCCAAGACTCAAAGTTCGATAATTGGCCTTCCAGATGGAGGGTGCCCAGAAGGGACAGTGCCCATCAAACGAATCACGAAAAGAGACCTAGTATGGATGAAGTCCCTAAAAGACAATACTAAACATTTCCATCCAGTGGATGCCAAGACTCCTGGTTTTCAT cAAGCATACACCAGACAGTCTCCGGGTACATATTACGGAGCTCAAGGGGGAATATCCCTGCACAAGGAACCTGCTACAGACGATCAGTCACACCGATCCGTGATAACTGTTTCAGGTGGTTCACCTGATAAATTGAATGCCATACAAGTTGGATGGACG GTGAATAAAGCAGCGTACGGTGATGGAGCAACTCGGATGTTCATCTCTTGGACT GCCGATAACTTTGGTAAAACAGGTTGCAGGGACCTTCTGTGTCCTGGGTTCGTACAAGTTGATAAATCTGTGGCTCCAGGCATGGTTTTCCAGCAACTTTCTACCATTGATGGAGCTCAACATGACTACTACTTCTCCATTTTCCAG AATAACAGCACGGATGAGAATTGGTGGCTTATGGGTTGgccagaaaagaaaataataggtTACTGGCCTAAAACCCTATTTCCAGATATGAAGGAGAGCTTTACCAGCCTAGAATGGGGAGGGTATGTACAAGTGAAGGACCCGAATACAAAGGAATATCCTCAAATGGGTTCAGGAGTTTTCCCGGAGGAAGGATATGGCAAAGCAGcatacttcaaatttattaaactcGTGAAGAATTCAGCAGGCGAATTTCAAGATGTTTCTCCCAAAGAAGTGGTCACCTTCAATGATCGACCAACTTGCTATAGAGTTGGACCAAAGGCAGAGTTACTATACTGGCCTGGATATCATTTTTTCTATGGAGGGCCTGGAGGAAATTGTGGCCATTga